AACGCCAATCGATCGTAAAACGTTTCCAACGGAATCGAAAGCTCGATGGATAAAACCCCCGCTTGAATTCCGGGAATTCTTGTAATCTTTGAAAAATTATCCGAGGACTCGGAAGAGCCGGTCCAAAAAACATTTTTGATCCCGGGTTGTTTGGAAAAGAAATCCGCTAACTTTATTACATTGGAACTTATCTTACGAACACGATCTTCGTATCCTTTAATCTCATAAGCGAGTCTTTCACAATCGCGGATATAAGGACTTTCCACTAATTCTTTACAGATGGGAAGAATTTCCTGAAACCAATGAGACTTTCGATTTAGAATCAAAGCGCCCATCATCAAATCCCCGTTTCCGCAGGCAAACTTAGTGAGGCTTTCTACTACGACGTCCACATAAGGAAGAACATTGATTACCGCAGAACCTGCGATAGAAATATCCGCGATCAAAGGGACTTTGTATTTATCCACGATCGATTTTAGTTTTGGATAATCCGGAACCAAAAGAAGCGGATTGGTCGGACATTCGGTGATGATACCGGCTACACGCTCCGAGTTTTCATTCAGAAATTGTTCGAGATCTTCTAAGTCCGTAGCATTATGAATCACGTAAGAATCTTTCGTGTATTTTTCCATGATGCGGATATTATCCACATACAGCCAGCCAAGACGGATCCAAATCGTTTTATCTTGTTTTTTTTGAATTTGATTCAAAGCTTCGAAGACGGTATAAACTCCGTTCATTCCAGAAGAGGAAAGAAGAATTTCCGGATTTAGATTCGGGTAAAAAGAAGAGAGTGTGGAAAGAATTTTATCGACCGGATTTTCTTTTTCGACCTTCTCTCGAAAAATTTCCTGAAGAATTCCCTTTTTTAAAAGAAAGTCTTCAGCTTTTCTGGACGAAGCGAGACAACCCGTATGTTGAATGAAAGATAAGATTTCTTTTTCCAATTCTTTTAGATTGGGAATGACTAACGTGATGATTTCTTCGTCTTCAATGATTTCAAATTTTTGAATGGAGAATTTTTGAACGATCGCATCCGCGGCTTTTCTGGAAGATACGATGAACTGAGGAGTGGTGATCTTTCGGTTCTCTTTATTAAAATCTAAAATTCTCGCGATATAAGAATGGGCTACAAATCTCGGGTAACCCGATTTCAAACGAGAAAGGGTTTCGGTTCTTTTTTCTTCGTAGCCGATTACGTCCGTAAGTTGAGGAAGGCTTACCGAGACGGCATGAACGTTTTCGAATGGAATTCTTTCTCCGCAGAGAGTTCTATGTGGTTCGCTGATTTCTTTTAACATCTCTATGATTCCAGTTCGAGATCGATCCGTGATTTTTCAACCTGTAAAATTCTAAGATTTAGTTCTTTAACTAGGTTGTGTTTCTGAAATTTTCCGAATTCGATCTTCTTCCGTAAGTGCTCCGATGAGTTCGTCCAAGTCGC
This is a stretch of genomic DNA from Leptospira tipperaryensis. It encodes these proteins:
- a CDS encoding aminotransferase class I/II-fold pyridoxal phosphate-dependent enzyme, yielding MLKEISEPHRTLCGERIPFENVHAVSVSLPQLTDVIGYEEKRTETLSRLKSGYPRFVAHSYIARILDFNKENRKITTPQFIVSSRKAADAIVQKFSIQKFEIIEDEEIITLVIPNLKELEKEILSFIQHTGCLASSRKAEDFLLKKGILQEIFREKVEKENPVDKILSTLSSFYPNLNPEILLSSSGMNGVYTVFEALNQIQKKQDKTIWIRLGWLYVDNIRIMEKYTKDSYVIHNATDLEDLEQFLNENSERVAGIITECPTNPLLLVPDYPKLKSIVDKYKVPLIADISIAGSAVINVLPYVDVVVESLTKFACGNGDLMMGALILNRKSHWFQEILPICKELVESPYIRDCERLAYEIKGYEDRVRKISSNVIKLADFFSKQPGIKNVFWTGSSESSDNFSKITRIPGIQAGVLSIELSIPLETFYDRLALLKGPSFGTEFTLNMLYVYLAHYELVTEKEGLEFLKENGLDPNLIRISVGIEDPDLLIQEYKKALEI